In the genome of Raphanus sativus cultivar WK10039 chromosome 4, ASM80110v3, whole genome shotgun sequence, one region contains:
- the LOC108837970 gene encoding protein BRICK 1: MAKAGGITNAVNVGIAVQADWENREFISHISLNVRRLFEFLVQFESTTKSKLASLNEKLDLLERRLEMLEVQVSTATANPSLFAT, from the exons ATGGCGAAAGCAGGAGGGATCACGAACGCGGTGAACGTAGGAATCGCTGTTCAAGCAGATTGGGAGAATCGTGAGTTCATCTCGCACATCTCTCTCAATGTCCGTCGTCTCTTCGAGTTCCTCGTCCAATTCG AATCGACGACAAAGAGCAAATTGGCATCACTGAATGAGAAGTTGGATCTTCTGGAACGTCGCTTGGAGATGCTCGAGGTCCAAGTGAGTACCGCCACGGCTAATCCTTCTCTGTTTGCTACCTGA